The following coding sequences are from one Musa acuminata AAA Group cultivar baxijiao chromosome BXJ2-4, Cavendish_Baxijiao_AAA, whole genome shotgun sequence window:
- the LOC135609714 gene encoding abscisic acid receptor PYL8-like — MVGEGGSRAGGDRESEFVGVGGWWWSDQMSGGDGCRLMEAEYVRRHHRHEPRDNQCSSTLVKHIKAPVHLVWSLVRRFDQPQKYKPFVSRCVVQGDLEVGSVREVNVKSGLPATTSTERLELLDDNEHVLSVKIVGGDHRLRNYSSIITVHPEVIDTRPGTLVIESFVVDVPDGNTKDETCYFVEALIKCNLKSLADVSERLAVQNTQPISNTDFDEASAAMRAATI; from the exons TGGCGTCGGCGGGTGGTGGTGGTCCGACCAGATGAGCGGCGGCGACGGGTGCCGTCTGATGGAGGCGGAGTACGTGCGGAGGCACCACAGGCACGAGCCGAGGGACAACCAGTGCAGCTCCACCCTCGTCAAGCACATCAAGGCTCCTGTTCATCTC GTGTGGTCATTGGTGAGGAGATTCGATCAGCCACAGAAGTACAAGCCCTTCGTCAGCAGGTGCGTGGTGCAGGGTGATCTTGAGGTCGGCAGCGTGCGAGAAGTTAATGTCAAGTCGGGGCTGCCGGCGACGACCAGCACCGAGAGATTGGAACTCCTTGATGACAATGAGCACGTCCTCAGCGTCAAGATTGTTGGCGGCGATCACAGACTAAGG AATTACTCTTCCATCATAACTGTGCATCCTGAGGTCATCGACACGAGGCCGGGGACGCTAGTTATCGAGTCGTTCGTAGTCGATGTGCCAGATGGCAACACCAAGGACGAGACATGCTACTTCGTGGAGGCCTTGATTAAATGCAACCTCAAATCTTTAGCTGATGTGTCGGAGCGATTAGCAGTGCAGAACACACAACCGATTAGTAATACGGATTTTGACGAGGCCAGTGCTGCGATGAGGGCTGCAACAATATGA